A single genomic interval of Pyrobaculum arsenaticum DSM 13514 harbors:
- a CDS encoding lysine--tRNA ligase, translating into MERQSVEKVGEWRHLLASLRGAGVEPYPHSFTVEHSIKALNELRRQALLDPWLGATIRTAGRVTDVRRHPNVVFIDLYEDGARFQVMADPKLPVLEHVWRGDFIGVEGPLVKTQRGDYAVKASSIVLLAKAVQPLPEWGKVDRSSPFYMRYRSVAMVLDLQLRWRVAARARLIQAFREAMWRRGFLEIPTPVLQPIYGGAAARPFTTKIWAIDEEWYLRISPELYLKRYIIAGFPKVFEIGPQFRNEDIDALHNPEFWSLEAYQAYADYKDIMRLTEEVVYEAVRAVLGTGVVKYREWSINFSPPWRRVTLHDALREFAGVDPDRLTDDDIKERLRELQVPLRVYNRGVALVKLFEKLVEKKLVQPTFVLDYPEESTPLCKPHREKAGLVERFEAFVGGLEIANAYTELNDPVKQYEFFAREEELFPKDEAHPLDWDFVEELSFGMPPTGGVGIGVDRLAMIITNAESIKDVIPYPIVSRRSLAEG; encoded by the coding sequence ATGGAGAGGCAGAGTGTTGAGAAGGTGGGGGAGTGGAGGCACCTTTTGGCCTCTCTGCGGGGGGCTGGGGTGGAGCCCTACCCCCACTCCTTTACTGTGGAGCACAGCATAAAGGCGCTTAACGAGCTTAGGCGTCAGGCCCTCCTAGATCCGTGGCTGGGCGCCACTATCAGAACCGCGGGGAGGGTTACAGACGTGAGGCGGCACCCCAACGTGGTTTTTATCGACCTCTACGAGGACGGGGCGCGGTTCCAGGTGATGGCGGATCCGAAGCTCCCGGTTCTTGAGCACGTATGGCGCGGGGACTTTATCGGAGTGGAGGGGCCTCTTGTGAAGACCCAGCGGGGGGACTACGCAGTTAAGGCCTCCTCAATCGTCCTCTTGGCTAAGGCGGTTCAGCCTCTGCCGGAGTGGGGGAAGGTGGACCGATCCTCCCCGTTCTATATGCGTTACCGCTCGGTGGCGATGGTTCTCGACCTTCAGTTGCGGTGGCGGGTGGCGGCCCGGGCGCGGCTGATACAGGCGTTTAGGGAGGCGATGTGGAGGCGGGGGTTTTTGGAGATCCCCACCCCCGTCCTCCAGCCTATATACGGCGGGGCGGCGGCGCGGCCCTTCACGACTAAGATCTGGGCTATAGACGAGGAGTGGTATCTCCGCATCTCGCCGGAGCTCTACCTCAAGCGGTACATAATCGCCGGCTTCCCGAAGGTCTTCGAAATTGGCCCCCAGTTCCGGAACGAAGATATAGACGCCCTTCACAACCCGGAGTTTTGGTCGCTGGAGGCCTACCAGGCCTACGCCGACTATAAGGATATTATGAGGCTGACCGAGGAGGTGGTGTATGAGGCTGTCAGGGCCGTCTTGGGCACCGGCGTGGTTAAGTACAGGGAGTGGAGCATAAACTTCTCGCCTCCGTGGCGGAGGGTTACGCTTCACGACGCGTTGCGGGAGTTCGCCGGGGTTGACCCCGACAGGCTTACAGACGACGACATAAAGGAAAGACTGAGGGAACTCCAGGTGCCGCTTAGGGTGTACAACAGGGGGGTGGCCCTGGTTAAGCTCTTCGAGAAGCTGGTGGAGAAGAAGCTGGTGCAACCCACCTTCGTCTTGGACTACCCCGAGGAGTCCACCCCCTTGTGTAAGCCGCACCGGGAGAAGGCCGGCCTTGTGGAGCGCTTCGAGGCCTTTGTGGGGGGTCTCGAAATTGCAAACGCCTACACTGAGCTGAACGACCCGGTGAAGCAGTACGAGTTTTTTGCCCGGGAGGAGGAGCTGTTTCCCAAAGACGAGGCGCACCCCTTGGACTGGGACTTCGTGGAGGAGCTGTCCTTTGGCATGCCCCCGACCGGCGGCGTGGGGATTGGGGTGGATAGGCTTGCGATGATTATTACAAACGCCGAGTCT